The Myotis daubentonii chromosome 9, mMyoDau2.1, whole genome shotgun sequence genome has a segment encoding these proteins:
- the LOC132242103 gene encoding olfactory receptor 51F1-like produces the protein MEILSNLTSTFPTFLLTGIPGLESAHAWISIPFCCLYAIALSGNSMILLVIFTQHSLHEPMYYLLSMLSAADLGLTISTMSTTLAILWFNAREISLDSCIIQMFFLHGFTFIESGVLVAMAFDRFVAICDPLRYTTILTHSRIIQMGLLMILRTVILIVPLLLLLKPLSFCRANVLSHSYCYHPDVIKLACSDTRANSICGLFDLLLTTGVDTPCIVLSYILIIRSVLSMASPKERHKVFSTCVSHIGAVAIFYIPMISLSLVHRYGRSAPKVVHSMMANIYLLLPPVLNPVIYSVKTKQIRKAILSLLLTK, from the coding sequence ATGGAGATCTTAAGTAACTTGACTTCTACATTTCCAACTTTCTTGTTGACTGGCATTCCTGGCCTAGAGTCTGCCCATGCCTGGATCTCCATTCCCTTCTGCTGTCTTTATGCCATCGCCCTCTCTGGGAACAGCATGATCCTGCTTGTCATCTTCACCCAGCACAGTCTCCATGAGCCCATGTACTATCTCCTCTCCATGCTGTCAGCTGCGGACTTGGGCTTGACTATTTCTACAATGTCAACAACATTAGCTATCCTCTGGTTTAATGCAAGAGAAATCAGTCTAGATAGCTGCATTATCCAGATGTTTTTTCTTCATGGATTTACTTTCATAGAATCTGGAGTACTGGTGGCCATGGCCTTTGACCGCTTTGTGGCAATCTGTGATCCTCTAAGGTACACTACTATTCTCACTCATTCCAGAATTATTCAGATGGGTCTCTTAATGATTTTGCGCACTGTAATATTAATAGTGCCACTACTCTTGCTCCTTAAGCCCCTCTCTTTCTGTAGAGCAAATGTCCTTTCCCATTCTTACTGTTACCAtccagatgtgattaaattagcATGTTCAGATACTCGGGCCAACAGCATCTGCGGATTATTTGATCTCCTTCTGACCACAGGAGTGGATACACCATGTATTGTCTTGTCTTACATCTTGATCATTCGCTCTGTGCTCAGTATGGCCTCCCCCAAAGAACGGCACAAGGTCTTTAGTacttgtgtctctcacattgggGCGGTTGCTATTTTCTACATTCCCATGATTAGCTTGTCCTTGGTGCATCGCTATGGCCGATCAGCCCCCAAAGTGGTCCATTCGATGATGGCCAATATATATCTGCTTTTGCCCCCTGTGCTCAACCCTGTCATCTATAGtgtgaaaacaaaacagattcGCAAGGCTATACTTAGTCTTCTTCTTACAAAATAA
- the LOC132241860 gene encoding olfactory receptor 51F1-like, with product MSIVRTNATNLQNIEILSNLTSTFPTFLLTGIPGLESAHVWISIPFCCLYAIALSGNSMILLVIFTQHSLHEPMYYLLSMLSAADLGLTISTMSTTLAILWFDAREISLDSCIIQMFFLHGFTVIESGVLVAMAFDSFVAICDPLRYTTILTHSRIIQMGLLMILRTVILIVPLLLLLKPLSFCRANVLSHSYCYHPDVIKLACSDTRANNIYGLICLLLTTGVDTPCIVLSYILIIRSVLSMASPKEQHKVFSTCVSHIGAVAIFYIPMISLSLVHRYGRSAPKVVHSMMANIYLLLPPVLNPVIYSVKTKQIRKALLSLLLTK from the coding sequence ATGAGCATTGTGAGGACAAATGCTACAAATTTACAAAACATAGAGATCTTAAGTAACTTGACTTCTACATTTCCAACTTTCTTGTTGACTGGCATTCCTGGCCTAGAGTCTGCCCATGTCTGGATCTCCATTCCCTTCTGCTGTCTTTATGCCATTGCCCTCTCTGGGAACAGCATGATCCTGCTTGTCATCTTCACCCAGCACAGTCTCCATGAGCCCATGTACTATCTCCTCTCCATGCTGTCAGCTGCGGACTTGGGCTTGACTATTTCTACAATGTCAACAACACTAGCTATCCTCTGGTTTGATGCAAGAGAAATCAGTCTAGATAGTTGCATTATCCAGATGTTTTTTCTTCATGGATTTACTGTCATAGAATCTGGGGTGCTGGTGGCCATGGCCTTTGACAGCTTTGTGGCAATCTGTGATCCTCTAAGGTACACTACTATTCTCACTCATTCCAGAATTATTCAGATGGGTCTCTTAATGATTTTGCGCACTGTAATATTAATAGTGCCACTACTCTTGCTCCTTAAGCCCCTCTCTTTCTGTAGAGCAAATGTCCTTTCCCATTCTTACTGTTACCAtccagatgtgattaaattagcATGTTCAGATACTCGGGCCAACAACATCTATGGATTAATCTGTCTCCTTCTGACCACAGGAGTGGATACACCATGCATTGTCCTGTCTTACATCTTGATCATTCGCTCTGTGCTCAGTATGGCCTCCCCCAAAGAACAGCACAAGGTCTTTAGTacttgtgtctctcacattgggGCAGTTGCTATTTTCTACATTCCCATGATTAGCTTGTCCTTGGTGCATCGCTATGGCCGATCAGCCCCCAAAGTGGTCCATTCGATGATGGCCAATATATATCTGCTTTTGCCCCCTGTGCTCAACCCTGTCATCTATAGtgtgaaaacaaaacagattcGCAAGGCTTTACTTAGTCTACTTcttacaaaataa